The sequence GCGCGCCGAGCTGGAGCGCGTGCTCGAGCACGAGAACCGCCACCGCATGCAGCGGCTGGTCGAGCCGGTCGGTTTCCTGCTGGTGCCGCTGTTCTTCGTGCTGACCGGCATGCAGGTCGACCTGGTCAGCTTCGCCGATCCGCATACGGTGGCGATCGCGCTGGCGGTGACGGTGGTAGCGGTGCTCGGCAAGATCGCCGCCGGCCTCGCCGCCGGGCCGGTCGACAAGTGGTTGGTCGGCTGGGGCATGGTGCCGCGCGGCGAGGTCGGCCTGATCTTCGCGGCGATCGGCCGCCAGATCGGCGTGGTGTCGGCCGAGCTTTATTCGGTGATCGTGGTGGTGATCGTGCTGACCACCCTGGTCACGCCGCCGGTGCTGGCGTGGCTGTTGCGGCGGCGCGGCCTGGCGTCGTAGGGGAAAGCTTCACCGCGGAGGACGCCGAGGACGCGGAGTAAATGCCTGTTCGGAGCGTCGGTCACGCATGATTTTCCTCCGCGCCCTCTGCGTCCTCCGCGGTCAATCAGTTCGGTTCCGATCGAACCAGGTCGATCAGTCGCGGCACGGCCCGGCATAGCCGGGCAGCCCGGCCGCGGCCGGCTCGCAGGCGAGGCGCACGGCCTCGCGCAGCGCGGCGTCGAGATTGGCGCGCTCGATCGGCCGCCAGCCCATGCGTTCGCCGAAGTAGCGCGCCCAATGGAATTCCTGGAACCAGGCATCGGTGTCGCGGTAGGCGCCGCGGTCCTCGGCCAGCCCGGCCAGCGCGCGGTAGGGATCGTCGGCCATGTCGGCCACGCGGGCCGGCAGCTGGCGCGGCTCGATCGGCCGGCCGTGCGGATCGCGCAGCCAGGCCCAGTGGCGTGCGGCCATGGTGTTCCAGAACTGGGCCGGATCGCCGAGCCGATCGACCACCTTGGCGCCGGCCTGCTTGCGGCCGAGCAGCAGCAGCGCGCGCGCCAGGTGATGGTGGTCGGTCAGGTAGAAACCGCCGTCGGGCCCGATCACCAGCGGGATCGGCCGCTTCTCGAGGTAGCGCTCGAGCTTGGCCGGCGACTTGGCGGCCAGCTCGGCCGCCTTGTCCTCGACCTGCAGCAGGCCGACCACCGGCTGGGTCGGCCGCAGCGCGGCCAGCGCGACCTCGCAGCGCTCGCCGGGCCGGCTGTCGGCGCTGCACGGCGGCAATGCCGCGGCCGGCAGCGCGGCGACCAGCGCCAGCAGGGCGAGGGCGGTCTTCATGCGGTCTCGCGCCGCGAGGCCCAGACGAACATGGCGATGCCGGCCACGATCATCGGCAGGCTCAGCCACTGGCCCATGCTGAAGCCGAGCGCCAGGAAGCCGAGGAAGTTGTCCGGCTCGCGCGCGAATTCGGCGATGAAGCGGCACAGGCCGTAGCCGAGCAGGAACAGCGCCGACACCTGGCCGACCCGGCGCGGCTTGGCCGAGTACAGCCACAGCAGCGCGAACAGCGCCACGCCCTCGAGCGCGAACTGGTAGAGCTGGGACGGGTGGCGCGGCTGCTGGTCGACCAGCGGGAAGATCATGGCCCACGGCGCGTCGGCGCTGGTGACGCGGCCCCACAGCTCGCCGTTGATGAAGTTGCCGATGCGGCCGGCGGCCAGCCCCAGCGGCACCAGCGGCGCGACGAAGTCGCCGACCTCGAGGAAGCGCTTGCCGTGGCGGCGGCCGAACAGCCACATCGCCACCAGCACGCCGAGGAAGCCGCCGTGGAAGGCCATGCCGCCTTCCCACACCTTGAGGATGTCGAGCGGATGGGACAGGTAGAAGGCCGGCTTGTAGAACAGTACGTAGCCGAGCCGGCCGCCGAGGATCACGCCCATCACGCCGTAGAACAGCAGGTCGTCCAGCTGCTGGCCGGTCCAGCCCGATTCGGGCCGCTGGCGAATGCGGCGGTGGCCCAGCGCCAGGAACAGCAGGAAGGCCACGAGGTACATCAGGCCATACCAGCGTATGGCCAGTGGCCCGAGTTGGACGGCGATCGGATCGATCTGCGGATGGATCAGCATGGACGTGGCCTGGGAGTGCGGAACAGGGCGGCATTATAGCCGCCGTCGCCGCGCGGGCCGGCTTCCGCCTGGATCGCAGCTGCAATGATCTGCCATGACCGCGTCCTGGCGTCGCGGGCGGAAGGCCCGGCTCCGCGCCGGGCGAGGCCGTCTCGCGCCTATTGTTTATGCGTATGTCATAAATATGAGAAAATTATATGGAACCATTTTATGACAAATCCATCCCATGCCATCGTGCAGCCATTACCGGGCCGGCCGCGACGCTCGCGCGGCAACCCGGCCAGGAGGAAAACCATGAACCGATACGAAGCGGTGAAGCGACGCGAGTCGCGCGCCCGCACCTATGCCTCGACCTTCGAAGCGGTGTTCGAGACCGCCGAGGGCATCCGCATGCGCGACCAGGACGGCCGCGAGATCATCGACTGCCTGGCCTGCGCCGGCGCACTGCCGCTGGGCCACAACCATCCGGAGGTCAGCGAGGCGCTGCTGCGCTTCATCGGCTCGGGCCAGGTGCAGCAGGTGCTCGATCTCACCACCCCGGCCAAGTTCGAGTTCGTCCAGACGCTGTTCGGCCTCCTGCCGGCCGAATGGGCCGAGCGGGCCAAGATCCAGTTCTGCAGCCCGAGCGGCTCGGACGCGATCGAGGCGGCGATGAAGCTGACGCGCTACGCCACCCGCCGCCATCCGATCATCGCCTTCCACGGCGCCTACCACGGCATGACTGGCGGCGCGCTGGCGGCGATGGGCAACCTCGGTCCCAAGACCGACAGCGGACTGCGCGCCGGCGGCGTCCACTTCGCGCCCTTTCCCTACCGCTTCCGCTGCCCGTTCGGCACCGACGGCGAGCACACCGACCGGCTGTCGATCCAGTACCTGGCCAATATGCTGAGCGATCCCGAGAGCGGCATCTCCAAGCCGGCCGCGGTGATCGTCGAGGTGGTGCAGGGCGAGGGCGGCTGCATCCCGGCCTCGGACGAGTGGCTGCGCGAGCTGCGCCGGCTGACGCGCGAGCACGAGATCCCGCTGGTGATCGACGAGGTGCAGACCGGCTTCGGCCGCACCGGCGGCATGTTCGCGTTCGAGCGGGCCGGCATCGTGCCCGACGTGCTGGTGCTGTCCAAGGCGGTCGGCGGCGGCTTCCCGCTGGCGGTGGTGGTGTACGACCAGGCGCTCGACCTGTGGCCGCGCGGCATCCACGCCGGCACCTTCCGCGGCAACCAGATCGGCATGGTGGCCGGCAAGGTCACCATGGACATCCTCAGGCGCGACGGGCTGGCCGAACAAGCGGCCCGGACCGGCGCGCTGCTGGTCGACGGCCTGCGCGAGCTGGCGCGCCGCCACCCGGCGCTCGGCGACGTGCGCGGCCGCGGCCTGATGATCGGCGTCGAAGTGGTCGGCCCGGACGCCGCCGACGGCAGGCCCGGCCCGCAGGACGGCGCCTTCGCCCAGGCGATCAAGCGTGCCGCCTTCGACCACGGCCTCTTGATCGAGACCGGCGGCCGCCACGGCGCGGTGCTGCGCCTGCTGCCGCCGCTGATCGTCACGCCGCAGGACGTCGGCGAGATCCTCGACCGGCTCGACCGCGCCGTGGGGCAGGCCGAGCAGCGCCGGCCGGGCGGCCGCCGTGACCGCTGAAGCCGGCCGGCCGGTGCTGCTGCGGCCGGCCTTCGCGCTGCTGTGGCTGAGCGAGACGGTGCTCGACCTCGGCTCGGCGCTGATGAGCTTCGCGCTCGGGGTGTGGATCTTCCAGCGCACCGGCTCGGCCGAGCAGTTCTCGCAGGCGGTGCTGTGGTCCGCGCTGCCGGCGCTGCTGATGACGCCGTTCGCCGGCGCGCTGGCCGACCGCTTCGACCGCCGCCGCGTGATCGCCGGCTGCGACGCCGCCTCGGTCCTGACCATCGCCACGCTGGCGGCGCTGCTGTGGCGCGGCCGGCTGGAGCCGGCCCATCTCTACCTGTTCAACGCCGCCGGCGCGGTGATCAACGCGCTGCGCACGCCGGCCTACCGGGCGGCGGTCAGCCAGATCGTGCCGCGCGAGCGGATGACGCAGGCCAGCGGCCTGGTCGGCATGAGCCAGGCGGTGCTGCAGATCGTCGCGCCGCTGGCGGCCGGCTACGTGATGGGCGCCGCCGGGCTCGAAGGCGTGGTGTCGCTCGACCTCTTGCTGGTCGGCGGCGGCGCGCTGGCCGCGCTCGGCGCGCTGGCCCGCGCGCGCCACGCCGTGCGCGGCGGCGCCGATGCCGGCCTGCCGTTCTGGCGCAGCAGCCGCGACGGCTTCGCCCGCGCGCTCGGCCATTTCCGCCGCACCCCGCCGCTGGCCGGCCTGGCCGCCTACACGGTGCTGCAGGAAAGCCTGCTGGTGCTGGCGGTGGCGATGATGACGCCGCTGGTGCTGTCGTTTCGCTCGAGCGACGCGCTCGGGCTGATCCTCGCCTGCGGCGCGCTCGGCGGCCTGGCCGGCTCGCTGCTGCTGGTGGCGCGGCCGATCGAGCGGCGGCTGATGGCCTGGCTGCTGGCGGCCGACGCCGCGCTCGCGCTGTTCGTGCTGCTGGCCGGCTTCGGCACCTCGACCGCCTGGTGGTGCGCCTGCGCCTTCGGCGCGCTGTTCGCCGGCAGCGCCTCGGGCGCCTGCGCCAGCGCGCTGTGGATGCGCAAGACCCCGGCCGGGCAGCGCGGCAGCATCTTCGCCGTGCTCGGCGCGCTCGACCTGGCGGCCACCTGCCTGGTGCTGCTCGGCGGCGGCCATCTCGGCGAGCGGGTGTTCGAGCCGGCGCTCGCCGCCGGCGGCGACTGGGCCGGCACGGTCGGCGCCTGGCTCGGCACCGGCCGCGGCCAGGGCCTGCGCTTCCTGTTCATCGTCAGCGGCGCCGCGGGCTGCCTGATCTCGCTGCTGGCCCTGTTGCATCCGCGCCTGCGCCAGCTCGACAGCCGCGTACCCGATCACCCCGAAACGCCGGCCGGCCCGCTGCCGGCCCACGCCGCCGCCACCTGACCGGCCGGCGGCCGATGCCGCGGCGGCCCGTCCGCCGCCGCCCGCGCGGCCGCTGCGCCGCAATCGAATTCCATGAGGAAGCCCGTGTCCTTCGCAAGCCCCGTTCCGCAAGACCCCGCCGCCGCGACGGCGGCGGAAAGCCTGGCGCTGGCCAGCGTCCAGCAGGTGATCTGGCTCGACCAGGTCCTCGCGCCATCCCTGCCGAGCTACAACGTCGGCGTCGCGCTGCGCATCGACGGCGAATTCGACGCCGGGCGCCTGCTGCTCGCGATCGAGGCGACCGCGGCCGCCCACGATGCATTGCGCCTGGTGCTGCGCCGCGAGGCCGGCCTGCCGGTGCAGGCGGTGCTGCCGCAGGTCGAGGTGACCTTGCCGCTCGACGATTTCAGCGGCCGGCCCGACGCCGAGGCGCAGGCGCGCGCCTGCCTCGCGCGCGCGTTCGCCACCCCGTTCGCACTGTACGACGCGCCGCCGTGGTCGATGCGGCTGGTGCGCGTCGACGCCGGGCGCTGCTACTGGCTGCAGTGCTACCACCACCTGGTGCTCGACGGCATCGGCGTGGCGCTGGTCAACCATGCCGTGCTCGACGCCTATGCGCGGCAGGGCCGCGGCGAGCCGGCCCATACCGGGCCGGCGCCGTCCTACCTCGAATTCCTGGCCGACGACGCGGCCTACCTGGCCTCGCCGCGCTACCGGCGCGATGCCGAATTCTGGGCGGCCCGCTATGCGCAACTGCCGCCGCCGCTGCTGGCGGCTCCGGCCGACGGCGAGGCGGCGCGCGCCGCCGGCAGCGGCCAGTTGTTCCTCGAACTGGCGCGCGCCGACTACGACGCGCTGACCGCCTGCGCCGAGGCGGCCGGCTGCACCGCGCCGCACTTCGTGCTGGCGCTGCTGGCGGCCGGCTTCGCGCGGGCCGGCCGGCTCGACCAGGTGGTGATCGGCGTGCCGGTGCACAACCGCGGCACCGCGCGGCAGAAGCGTACGGTCGGCATGTTCTCGTCGATCATCCCGCTCGGCATCGCGGTCGACCTGCGCCAGTCGTTCGCCGCGCTGATGCAGGGCGTCGCCGCCGAGCTGCGCCGCTGCTACCGCCACCAGCGCTTCCCGGTGGCCGAGATCAACCGCGGCCTGCAACTGGCGCGGCACGGCCGCAAGCAGCTGTTCGACGTCAGCCTGGCGCTCGAGGGCTTCGCCGGCGACGTCTACCTCGACGGCCGCCGGCTCGAGGTCGACAAGATGCACCACGGCTTCGAGCAGACGCCGCTGGCGGTCTGCGTGCGCGACTATCACCGCGGCCATGGCGTGACGGTCGAATTCAACTACAACCGCGCGGCGTTCGAACGCGAGGCGGTCGAGGGCATCCGCCGGCGTTTCGACGCGATGCTGCGGGCGGTGCTGGCCGGCGGCGCCGAGCAGGCGGTCGAGGCGCTGCCGTGGCTCGATGCGCACGAGCGCGCGCTGCTGGCGCAGTGGAACGCCACCGCGCGGCCCTATCCGGCCGGTCTCGGCGTGCACCGGCTGTTCGAGGCGCAGGCGCGCCGCACCCCGGCCGCGATCGCGCTGGAGGCGGACGGCGCGCAGCTCGACTACGCCGGCCTGAATGCGCGCGCCAACCGGCTGGCGCGGCGGCTGGCCGCGCTCGGCGTGGCGGCCGACCGGCCGGTGGCGGTCTGCGCCGAACGCGGCACGGCGATGGTCGAAGCGCTGCTGGCGACGCTGAAGTCCGGCGGCTGCTACCTGCCGCTGGACCCGGAACTGCCGGCCGAACGGCTGGCCGAGCTGCTGCGCGACAGTGCGCCGGCGGCGCTGCTGGTCGATGCGGCCGGCGCCGCGGCGTTGGCCGGCGTGGACTTGGGCGCCGTGCCCCGGCTGCATCTGCTGGTGGATGCCGCGCAATGGTCGGCGCTGGCGGCCGACGACCTGGACCTGCCGTTCGACGACGGCCAACTGGCCTACGTGATCTACACCTCGGGCTCGACCGGCAAGCCCAAGGGCGTGATGAACGCCCATCGCGGCGTGGTGAACCGGCTGCTGTGGATGCAGGAGGCCTACGGTCTCGGCGAGCACGACGTGGTGCTGCAGAAGACGCCGTTCAACTTCGACGTCTCGGTGTGGGAATTCTTCTGGCCGCTGCTGGCCGGCGCCCGGCTGGTGCTGGCGCGGCCCGGCGGCCACAAGGACCCGGCCTACCTGGCCGGGCTGATCGAGGCGGCCGGGGTGACCACGCTGCACTTCGTGCCGTCGATGCTGCAGGCTTTCCTGGCCGGCGACGCGGCCGACCGGTGCCGCAGCGTCGCGCGCATCTTCTGCAGCGGCGAAGCGCTGCCGGCCGCGCTGGCGCGGCAATGCCTGGCGCGGCTGCCGTGGGCCGAGCTGCACAATCTGTACGGCCCGACCGAGGCGGCGGTCGACGTGACGGCCTGGCCTTGCCGGCCGGACGACGCGCGCGCGACGGTGCCGATCGGCCGGCCGATCGCCAACACGCGCATCCACATCCTCGACGAGCGGCTGCAGCCGGTACCGATCGGGGTGGCCGGCGAATTGCACATCGGCGGCGTGCAGGTGGCGCGCGGCTACCTGAACCGGCCGGAGCTGACGGCGGAGCGCTTCATCGACGATCCGTTCGGCGCGGTCGGCGATCGCTTGTACAAGACCGGCGACCTGGCGCGCTGGAACGCCGACGGCACGATCGAGTACTTGGGCCGCAACGACTTCCAGGTGAAGATCCGCGGCCTGCGCATCGAGCTGGGCGAGATCGAGGCGGCGCTGGCTGAAATCGACGGCGTGCGCGAGGCCGTGGTGCTGGCACGGGAGGATGCCGGCACACCGGGCGATCTGCGCCTGGTCGCCTACTGCACCGGTGAGGTGGTCGAGGCTGAGGTACTTCGTCAGCAGTTGGCGCAACGATTGCCGGCCTATATGGTGCCGGCCGCCTATGTGCGGCTGGAGTCATTCCCCCTCACTCCAAACGGCAAGCTCGACCGCAAGGCACTGCCGGCGCCCGACGGCGCCGCCTATGCCCAACGCGAATATGAAGCGCCGCAGGGCGAGGCCGAAACCACGTTGGCGACCCTGTGGGCCGAGCTGCTCGAACGCGAGCGCATCGGCCGCCACGACAACTTCTTCGAACTCGGCGGCCACTCGCTGCTGGCGGTCGGCCTGATCGAACGCCTGCATCGGCACGGCTGGCAGGCCGACGTCGGCGCCGTGTTCGGCGCGCCCACGCTGGCCCGGCTGGCGGCCGCGCTGACGCCGGCCGCGTCGCAGCAGGCCTTGCCGCCGTGCGCGGTCCCGGCCGGCGCCACGCGCATCACGCCGGCGATGTTGAACCTGGTCGCGCTCGACCAGGCCGCGATCGACGCGGCGGTGGCCGGCGTCGACGGCGGCGCCGCCAACGTGCAGGACCTCTACCCGCTGGTGCCGCTGCAGCAGGGCATCCTGTTCCACCACCGGCTGGCAGCCGACGGCGACGCCTATCTGCTGACGGCCCTGCTCGGCTTCCGCGACCGCGCGCGGCTCGAGCGCTTCGTGGCGGCATTGCAGCAGGTGATCGACCGCCACGACGTGCTGCGCACCGCCTTCGCCTGGCAGGGCCTGACCGAGCCGCTGCAGGTGGTGTGGCGGCGGGCGGCGCTGCCGGTCGATTTCCACCGGTTCGAGCCGGCCGCCACCTCGGTGCGCGAGCAGCTGGAAGCCTGCTTCGATGCTCGCCGCCATCGCCTCGACGTGCGCCGCGCCCCGCTGCTGCGCGGCGACGCGGCGCACGATGCCGCAGCCGGCCGCTGGCTGCTGCGGCTGGCCTTCCACCACCTGGTGGTCGACCACGCCACGCTGGAACGCCTGCTCGCCGAAGCGCGCGCGATCGAGCGCGGCGAGGCGGCGCAGCTGCCGGCGCCGGTGCCGTTCCGCAACTTCGTGGCGCAGGCGCGGCTCGGCGTGAGCGAGGCCGAGCACGAAGCGTTCTTTCGCCGGATGCTCGGCGACGTCGAGGCGCCGACCGCGCCGTTCGGCCGGCTCGCCGCGCACGGCGACGGCGCGGGCCTGGCCGAGGTGCAGCGGCTGCTACCGCCCGAACTGGCGCAGGCCCTGCGGCAGCAGGCGCGGCGGCTCGGCGTCGGCGCGGCCGGCCTGCTGCACCTGGCCTGGGCGCGGGTGCTGGCGCGGCTGGCCGGCCAGCGCACGGTGGTGTTCGGCACCGTGCTGTTCGGCCGCATGCACGGCGGCGCCGAGGCCGACCGTGCGCTCGGCCTGTTCATCAACACCTTGCCGCTGCGCTTCGATGTCGACGGCCGCAGCGTCGAGCAGGCGGCGCGCGACATGCAGGCGCTGCTGGTGCAGCTGCTGCGCCACGAGCACGCGCCGCTGGCGCTGGCCCAGCGCTGCAGCGCGCTGCCGGCGCAGACGCCCCTGTTCAGCGCGCTGCTCAACTACCGCTACAGCGCGGCCGACCCGGCCCAGGCGCTCGGCGAAGGCATCGACTACCTCGGCGGCGAGGAACGCAGCAGCTACCCGGTCAGCCTCGACATCGACGATCTCGGCCAGGATTTCCGGCTGACCGCGCAGGTGGGCACGGCGGACGAGGCTCGGCGGCTGTGCGATTTCATGGAGACGGCGGT is a genomic window of Chitinimonas koreensis containing:
- a CDS encoding ParB-like protein; translated protein: MKTALALLALVAALPAAALPPCSADSRPGERCEVALAALRPTQPVVGLLQVEDKAAELAAKSPAKLERYLEKRPIPLVIGPDGGFYLTDHHHLARALLLLGRKQAGAKVVDRLGDPAQFWNTMAARHWAWLRDPHGRPIEPRQLPARVADMADDPYRALAGLAEDRGAYRDTDAWFQEFHWARYFGERMGWRPIERANLDAALREAVRLACEPAAAGLPGYAGPCRD
- the lgt gene encoding prolipoprotein diacylglyceryl transferase, whose product is MLIHPQIDPIAVQLGPLAIRWYGLMYLVAFLLFLALGHRRIRQRPESGWTGQQLDDLLFYGVMGVILGGRLGYVLFYKPAFYLSHPLDILKVWEGGMAFHGGFLGVLVAMWLFGRRHGKRFLEVGDFVAPLVPLGLAAGRIGNFINGELWGRVTSADAPWAMIFPLVDQQPRHPSQLYQFALEGVALFALLWLYSAKPRRVGQVSALFLLGYGLCRFIAEFAREPDNFLGFLALGFSMGQWLSLPMIVAGIAMFVWASRRETA
- a CDS encoding diaminobutyrate--2-oxoglutarate transaminase family protein, whose protein sequence is MNRYEAVKRRESRARTYASTFEAVFETAEGIRMRDQDGREIIDCLACAGALPLGHNHPEVSEALLRFIGSGQVQQVLDLTTPAKFEFVQTLFGLLPAEWAERAKIQFCSPSGSDAIEAAMKLTRYATRRHPIIAFHGAYHGMTGGALAAMGNLGPKTDSGLRAGGVHFAPFPYRFRCPFGTDGEHTDRLSIQYLANMLSDPESGISKPAAVIVEVVQGEGGCIPASDEWLRELRRLTREHEIPLVIDEVQTGFGRTGGMFAFERAGIVPDVLVLSKAVGGGFPLAVVVYDQALDLWPRGIHAGTFRGNQIGMVAGKVTMDILRRDGLAEQAARTGALLVDGLRELARRHPALGDVRGRGLMIGVEVVGPDAADGRPGPQDGAFAQAIKRAAFDHGLLIETGGRHGAVLRLLPPLIVTPQDVGEILDRLDRAVGQAEQRRPGGRRDR
- a CDS encoding MFS transporter, whose amino-acid sequence is MTAEAGRPVLLRPAFALLWLSETVLDLGSALMSFALGVWIFQRTGSAEQFSQAVLWSALPALLMTPFAGALADRFDRRRVIAGCDAASVLTIATLAALLWRGRLEPAHLYLFNAAGAVINALRTPAYRAAVSQIVPRERMTQASGLVGMSQAVLQIVAPLAAGYVMGAAGLEGVVSLDLLLVGGGALAALGALARARHAVRGGADAGLPFWRSSRDGFARALGHFRRTPPLAGLAAYTVLQESLLVLAVAMMTPLVLSFRSSDALGLILACGALGGLAGSLLLVARPIERRLMAWLLAADAALALFVLLAGFGTSTAWWCACAFGALFAGSASGACASALWMRKTPAGQRGSIFAVLGALDLAATCLVLLGGGHLGERVFEPALAAGGDWAGTVGAWLGTGRGQGLRFLFIVSGAAGCLISLLALLHPRLRQLDSRVPDHPETPAGPLPAHAAAT